The Oncorhynchus kisutch isolate 150728-3 unplaced genomic scaffold, Okis_V2 scaffold1163, whole genome shotgun sequence genomic sequence CAGGAGGGTTAAAAGGCATAGgtcatttacaaaaaaaattcaATCTAATATCACAACGCTGCCTGAGGAAGACTAGTAGTCAAAACACATTGCAGTTGTGTGTCCTAATGTAGTATGCTGACTGCTCCCATATGTATTATTTTGTAAAGATATTTTGTTAATAGTTCACTAGTTTATTGAAACGTACTGGCAGCCTACTCATTTTCTTTCAATACCATTACCATTACaattcaatatactgtatatattacctaCTAGATGGTATTTTGTTAAACTCATCTATGAGAATTCTGATATGAGTTTGTCTGAAAAGGTGTGTGTCATGGACAAGAACTGAATAAAACCGTTCCCAGGCACGTTCAGAATAGATGAAGGTAGGAGACAAAGAAGTTGAGGAGAGGGCGTTCCTGATACTAAACACACACCCTCGTTTACCAACTATATTACAGACTTGTTTGAAACTACAATAAAAAAGATCAAATGAAAGGGTTAACATGACTTGGGAGCATGCACTACAAATGACATTCACATGACAGAAAGATAACGTGTTATCcaatttaccccccaaaaatgtacggCTGGTTTCCCAGACCAAGATTAAGAAACCTATTCCTGGACAAAAATCTACTTGCAATGGAGCTTTTCCATTAAGCGTGAGTTTCAGTCCAGAAGTAGGTTTAAACTGGGTACAGGAAATAGGCTCTGAGTGAGTTCAGTGGTGGTTTTTAAAAGCACTGATAGTAGTCGTTAAAGGTAGCATTTTTCAGACAGTGCACCCATTATTGGGACAAATAAAAGTATGGGTTTgcagagaaaaacaaaaacaatcttCGTTTGTCAATAATTTAGCAATACATTTGATTTCTACATATATGGCAATACGTTCTGATATTCTGGGCTTTCTATAACGTTGAAATACATTGAAATTATCAAAAGGTATTTGTATAGGCACTATACCATATAACTGGATTAGGCAGCATAGAAAAATACAGTGTGtccatagcatagcatagcatagcatagcatagcatagcctCATTAATTGCGATACAAAGCAATGTTCCCAGCGACATATGTTTTAGTGGTTTGATCTGAACTTCAGTGTCCACATGACTGCATTACATATGTTACAAGACAAACAGTGCAGAGAACAACAGAAAGAACATATGGCAGTTACCTCAAGTGGTGATGGCACTCTGAATCTCATATTTTTCCATGGCATTCTAGGTTTTACCCTAATAACAGTTTTCCTTAGATTCTACCTGAAGCTCAGCTCAGGCACTCTAGTTGTATGTATAAAAATGCAGCAACATATCCATTCACAACCTAAACTACAATATGAATACCAACTGAAATCATGTCAACACACCCTTCATCATGTAAGCGCAACACCAGCTAAGACTTAAACAGTTaggtgaaaggagaggaccaGTGGAGTGCTGAGATCAGTCCACATAGCTGAGGCaacatagcctggtcccagatcttttTGTGTTTGGCATGAccgtaggagttggcaagacagcacaaacagatctgggaccaggctacaggcaCCAATGGCAACTTAAAAACTCAACCCACCCCCCCAAATCTGGTCAATGGTCCAGTCCCTCAGTAAGACGGGGGCTGGTATGGTGCTGGATCCTCTTGGTTTTGGGGGGTGAAAGGGGACTGCTGGTAGCCCTCTGGCCCACTGGTGGGGTACGGGGGATAGGCAGAGGTGGATGGGTAAGGAGTGCTGTAGTCTTTGGCTGGGTCTGTGTAGCCCTGGTCAAGGTCACTCACTCCTTGGCGATATCTTGTATAAGCAAATGTAGTCAATAGAGCCTGTGAGAGGAAATATTGgtaaatacgtttttaaaaatcCCATAACACGtgtcaaagtgcttatacagaaacccagcctaaaaccccaaacagcaagcaatgcagatgtagagcaTTATGTGCATGTTACAATTACTGCCAGAGAGTGTTATGTGTAAGATAAGTAGAAGATTCTAGAATGCCTGGTGCGCTGGCGCTTGCACACTTGATTTAGAAAACCTCTAGCTGGACAAGAGACAGAGCCATGAATCCTGACTGGCAGCCTCATCAGTGATTAGCCTCTCCCCATCTGTAGTTATATGTGAATATGGGTCTGAAATGCTATGCTACACTATTTCATCTATATACATGTCCTATTATATAGCTGCATTATCAGAGTTAATATGTATTCTCCTTTCCTTATAGAACCACAAAGATtacttctatgtgtgtgtgtgtgtgtagctgtgtggtGGTGACCAAGAGATAAAACATCTCTGGAAAAGGACACATCTGCCTTGTTCTTGCCTGACAGCCTGTAGCAAGTCAGAACACTAACAATCAGCATTAATTACTAGCGGGTTAGGGCATTCACTGTCGACCGCTCAGACCAGCTGCAGCTAGCAGTTTCAAATAGTTACATGCCagttgagagaaagaaagagacaaaaaagagagaaagactgacTCACCCAAGTGACaatggagaagaaggagaaggccACTACGGCTCGGGCGGCGTCGACAGGGATGCCTGCTACTTCAGTGGTGTgagaccactgattggccaggaCACAGAAGCAGATGAACCAGAACAACGTCCACACTCCTGACAGAGGAGGGAAAGTAATGTTTATGGTAACATTTCCTACGAATTCCCTCTTCCTAATGCATTATAAGGGCATTCATAACACCATATGAGCAACTACACAATGAGTGTAGTTATAGATGTTTATAAGCAGTGCACCTTTAGTACCTAACTTGTCAAGTATAGTGAATTGTGCATATGGCATAAGGCATTATAAACCTGCTTGTAATGCATTGTAAGGAAGCTATTCAAGTGTTGCCAAGATTATCATTGAAAAATCTGTCCATAAGTGTCAGTTCTGGGTGCCAAACTACAGCCTTACAGATTTAGCATTGGAGTATCAGAAAACAAATGTTTTCCCCTAACCAGAGAAGACCAAGTCAACAGTGACAATGTTCTTCCTCTCTTTGCCGTTGCTGATCTGAGGGAAGTAGGCGTCCAGTATGATGAAGACCACGCAGGCGAGAAAGGACAAAATTCCGATACCCACTCCGAAGCCGCATGCGCTGTCATTCCTGTTGAACATGCATTTGGTGTCAGGCAGGAGTGAAGGGTTGACATAGCCTTCTCCAGTGATGGTGGCAAACACCACTATGGAAAAGATCTGAAGAGACAACAACATGTCGGTTAGAACACCTTGGGGTCCGTCACATAGGCCTGTTATCATATTATCACATAGGCCTGTTATCATAGAAGACTGTTATCATATTATCACATAGGCCTGTTATCATATAAGACTTATCATATTATCACATAGGCCTGTTATCATAGAAGACTGTTATCATATTATCACATAGGCCTGTTATCATATAAGACTGTTATCATATTATCACATAGGCCTGTTATCATATAAGACAGGTGTAGCACAGTGTTAGACAACCTGTAACCAATCACATGaggacatacagtacatcctGGGAAGAAAAAACATGAAAGGTAATATGTCTGGAGGGATGCGTAACGGTAGAGGATAACTTCAAGGGGAGTATGTtcaagttttattgtcacatgcacaagtacagtgaaatgcttaactttCAAGCCATTGTGTATGTTTGGTATGATTTCAGGGGTTGACCCGTAGTGGATGTGGACAGCCTTATGAAGCCGACCTGTAGTAGATGTGGACAGCCTTATGAAGCCGACCTGTAGTGGATGTGGACAGCCTTATGAAGCCGGCCTGTAGTGGATGTGGACAGCCTTATGAAGCCGGCCTGTAGTGGATGTGGACAGCCTTATGAAGCCGGCCTGTAGTGGATGTGGACAGCCTTATGAAGCCGGCCTGTAGTGGATGTGGACAGCCTTATGAAGCCGGCCTGTAGTGGATGTGGACAGCCTTATGAAGCCGGCCTGTAGTGGATGTGGACAGCCTTATGAAGCCGGCCTGTAGTGGATGTGGACAGCCTTATGAAGCCGGCCTGTAGTGGATGTGGACAGCCTTATGAAGCCGGCCTGTAGTGGATGTGGACAGCCTTATGAAGCCGACCTGTAGTGGATGTGGACAGCCTTATGAAGCCGACTGTAGTGGATGTGGACAGCCTTATGAAGCCGACCTGTAGTGGATGTGGACAGCCTTATGAAGCCGACCTGTAGTGGATGTGGACAGCCTTATGAAGCCGACCTGTAGTGGATGTGGACAGCCTTATGAAGCCGGCCCGTAGTGGATGTGGGCAGCCTTATGAAGCCGACCCGTAGTGGATGTGGACAGCCTTATGAAGCCGACCTGTAGTCGGCTACTCTATCAACCACAAAATCTGCATTCTATTGGAATTCCCATTGAAACCCTTATAGCAGTGTGTGGGTGAAATGTGTGGGCTCACTCAGTTTAGcgcaacgctgattggctattattttatttgtatcaaggaagccaaatgcttgctggctgcccttgcattcaatgctacaggcggcaacaatgtcatgctccttttgaccagacagcatcagatagatagTGCTCCTCTGTCTCCTGTATGTGTAGCCTGTTTCACTCgatcggatgctttctccggtgagacacatcagccacttgcgaattgaaggaaaattgtGAAACAGAGACACAAAAATAAATGTATCTTTTTTCTGGGTCAATTTTTGGGGTTGCCTGGGGCGAGTGAACTGAGCAGTTGCAAGTTGCGTTGAGCTTGCTCCTCGGTCACCCCATTGGGGTTTTTAAGTGAAAACAACCAAACTGGGGCCCCATGACCTGTATCCCGTGATGATTTCCGATTGGTATCCAATGGGACTTTTCCACAAGGGCTTCAGCTTTTGGTTAGCTAGCTCAGTGCATCCAAGATCTCTTCTTGACATTGAAGTGTAATGCAACATCAATGAACATGTTTTACCCCATTAAACTAAACATATTGTCCATCttataataatatagatagttGTATGCAAACAAATTGTCATCACAGCTATCCTTGCAGAACTTTACAGGGGTACGGAAGTTGATGGGATGACCGTGTGGTGTGGTGGATCTGTCAGACTGACAGTTGATCAGATAGTAGCTAAACAAACCTCTTCACGTCATGCCAGCGAGCTAAAGTCACAGCAGCAAGCTACTAACATCTGTAGCTCAAAAGCTGGCCGTTGGCAGGCTTACAACTATCATCATCAACAGTTGGCAAAACGCTTAGTTTGGTTGACACAGCTAAACTGGTCACGAGTAAAAGTTCCCTACTAGAACACAGCTGGATAACCTGTTAGCTAGCATTAGCCAAGTGTCA encodes the following:
- the LOC109876852 gene encoding synaptogyrin-2-like isoform X2; this encodes MESGAYGASLAGGDFDFMSFVKQPQTIVRILSWIFSIVVFATITGEGYVNPSLLPDTKCMFNRNDSACGFGVGVWTLFWFICFCVLANQWSHTTEVAGIPVDAARAVVAFSFFSIVTWALLTTFAYTRYRQGVSDLDQGYTDPAKDYSTPYPSTSAYPPYPTSGPEGYQQSPFTPQNQEDPAPYQPPSY
- the LOC109876852 gene encoding synaptogyrin-2-like isoform X1; protein product: MESGAYGASLAGGDFDFMSFVKQPQTIVRILSWIFSIVVFATITGEGYVNPSLLPDTKCMFNRNDSACGFGVGIGILSFLACVVFIILDAYFPQISNGKERKNIVTVDLVFSGVWTLFWFICFCVLANQWSHTTEVAGIPVDAARAVVAFSFFSIVTWALLTTFAYTRYRQGVSDLDQGYTDPAKDYSTPYPSTSAYPPYPTSGPEGYQQSPFTPQNQEDPAPYQPPSY